One part of the Rutidosis leptorrhynchoides isolate AG116_Rl617_1_P2 chromosome 1, CSIRO_AGI_Rlap_v1, whole genome shotgun sequence genome encodes these proteins:
- the LOC139902982 gene encoding F-box protein PP2-B15-like — protein MERLPEDCIAHILSCGSPQDACRFALVALMFKNAADSEILWNKFLPSDHQEIISKSLCPVTYKSKKELFYKLSSPLLIDGGLKTFSIDKRTGKISYMLSARELYIAWSGNPLFWCWKPLVQSRFAETVELRMTSWLEIQGTISTKILSSNTKYEAYLIFQVSHHRAYGLDVQPTEVSIEVGKLCSSRTVILGHYEHTKNSIKYSFCSNKVEEDLKHSTFGSECCERNDGWLEIKFGDFYNYENEKEVKMSLKEVNGVHLKGGLIVEGIEIRPAA, from the exons ATGGAGCGCTTGCCGGAAGATTGCATAGCTCACATACTCTCCTGTGGGTCCCCTCAGGATGCATGTCGGTTCGCATTGGTGGCGTTAATGTTTAAGAACGCTGCAGATTCAGAGATATTGTGGAATAAGTTCTTGCCATCTGATCACCAAGAAATCATATCCAAAAGTTTGTGTCCGGTTACGTATAAATCAAAGAAagaactgttttataaactttctaGTCCTCTTCTCATTGATGGTGGCCTCAAG ACGTTCTCGATAGACAAAAGAACAGGCAAGATATCATACATGTTAAGCGCTCGAGAACTTTACATTGCTTGGTCAGGCAATCCTCTGTTTTGGTGTTGGAAACCACTAGTTCAATCAAG ATTTGCTGAAACTGTGGAGCTTAGAATGACGAGTTGGCTTGAAATACAAGGAACGATCAGCACAAAAATATTGTCATCAAATACTAAGTACGAAGCGTATCTAATTTTTCAAGTGTCACATCATCGTGCTTACGGTTTAGATGTTCAACCAACCGAGGTTTCAATTGAAGTAGGCAAATTATGTTCATCAAGAACGGTAATATTAGGTCACTATGAACACACGAAGAATTCGATTAAGTACTCTTTTTGTTCAAACAAAGTTGAAGAAGATCTGAAGCACTCAACATTTGGATCAGAGTGTTGTGAGCGAAACGATGGATGGTTAGAGATAAAATTCGGCGATTTTTACAATTACGAAAATGAGAAAGAGGTTAAAATGAGCTTAAAGGAAGTTAATGGTGTTCATTTGAAAGGAGGACTTATTGTTGAAGGAATTGAGATTAGACCTGCTGCCTAA